Proteins from one Listeria innocua genomic window:
- a CDS encoding CTP synthase has translation MTKYIFVTGGVVSSIGKGITAASLGRLLKNRGLSVTIQKFDPYINVDPGTMSPYQHGEVYVTDDGAETDLDLGHYERFIDINLNKYSNVTTGKVYSEVIKKERRGDYLGGTVQVIPHITNELKDRVFRAARMTNSDIIITEIGGTVGDIESLPFLEAIRQIKSDVGAENVLYIHTTLIPYIKAAGEMKTKPTQHSVKELRSLGIQPNIIVVRTEQPVSQEMKDKIALFCDIKASEVIESRDEETLYNVPLSLQKQKMDDIVLEHLQLEAPQAEMTDWKNLVHRVKNLSKKVRIGLVGKYVSLQDAYLSVAEALRHAGYEHDAEIEIDWIDSEKVTKENVAEIMKDVDGILVPGGFGDRAIEGKIAAIEYARVNKVPYFGICLGMQLATVEFARNVLGLEGAHSAEIEPETKHNIIDLLPEQKNIENMGGTLRLGLYPARIKQGTKAEAAYGTTLVEERHRHRYEFNNEYREQMEEAGMIVSATSPDGRLVEVVELADHPWFVACQYHPEFISRPNRPQSLFKDFVGAALNNK, from the coding sequence ATGACAAAGTATATTTTCGTTACAGGTGGCGTAGTTTCGTCAATCGGAAAAGGAATCACAGCAGCATCGCTCGGACGTTTGCTGAAAAATCGTGGACTTAGTGTTACCATTCAAAAATTTGATCCATACATTAACGTGGATCCAGGAACAATGAGCCCATACCAACACGGGGAAGTTTATGTGACAGATGATGGCGCAGAAACAGACCTAGACCTTGGCCATTACGAACGTTTTATCGATATTAACTTAAATAAATACAGCAATGTAACAACTGGTAAAGTTTACTCAGAAGTTATTAAAAAAGAACGTCGCGGGGATTACTTAGGTGGAACAGTGCAAGTTATTCCACACATTACAAACGAATTAAAAGATCGTGTTTTCCGTGCAGCTCGCATGACCAATTCAGATATTATTATCACAGAGATTGGTGGAACTGTAGGAGACATCGAATCATTACCATTCTTAGAAGCAATTCGTCAAATTAAAAGTGATGTTGGTGCGGAAAACGTACTTTACATCCACACAACTTTAATTCCTTATATCAAAGCAGCTGGTGAAATGAAAACTAAACCAACTCAACATAGCGTTAAAGAACTTCGCAGTCTAGGAATTCAACCAAACATTATCGTTGTTCGTACAGAGCAACCAGTTTCTCAAGAAATGAAAGATAAGATTGCGCTATTTTGTGATATTAAAGCTTCAGAGGTTATTGAATCTCGTGATGAAGAAACACTTTATAACGTACCGCTTTCTTTACAAAAACAAAAAATGGATGATATTGTCCTAGAACACTTGCAATTAGAAGCACCGCAAGCTGAAATGACTGATTGGAAAAACTTAGTACACCGCGTGAAAAACCTATCCAAAAAAGTTCGTATCGGTCTAGTTGGTAAATATGTATCCTTACAAGATGCTTATCTTTCTGTAGCAGAAGCACTTCGTCATGCAGGATATGAGCACGATGCGGAAATCGAAATCGACTGGATTGATTCCGAAAAAGTAACAAAAGAAAATGTTGCTGAAATCATGAAAGACGTTGATGGTATTTTAGTTCCTGGTGGTTTTGGAGATCGTGCCATCGAAGGTAAAATTGCTGCTATCGAATATGCACGCGTAAATAAAGTGCCTTATTTTGGTATTTGTTTAGGTATGCAACTAGCAACAGTCGAATTTGCTCGTAACGTGCTTGGTCTTGAAGGAGCGCATTCAGCAGAAATCGAACCAGAAACAAAACATAACATCATTGATTTATTACCAGAACAAAAAAATATCGAAAACATGGGTGGAACACTTCGTCTAGGACTGTATCCAGCACGTATTAAGCAGGGCACTAAAGCTGAGGCTGCTTATGGTACAACTCTTGTAGAAGAGCGTCACCGTCACCGTTATGAGTTTAATAACGAATATAGAGAACAAATGGAAGAAGCTGGCATGATTGTGTCTGCAACGAGCCCAGATGGCCGCCTAGTTGAAGTAGTTGAATTAGCTGACCATCCTTGGTTTGTCGCTTGTCAATATCACCCAGAATTCATTTCCCGTCCAAATCGTCCGCAAAGCTTGTTTAAAGATTTTGTTGGTGCTGCGCTTAATAACAAATAA
- the rpoE gene encoding DNA-directed RNA polymerase subunit delta codes for MDLKNLTQEERSELSLIDVAHFILEQRKETILFPELVKEIQAFLGLKDAEIRERLVQFYTDMNIDGNFISLGNNTWGLRAWYPMDAIDEEVQTQTTPKKKRKSDDDDDEDEEILDDDVDYDDEEIVEELGEEEISLADVLLDEDEDDDDHLPDGIEGDLATVEDDYTDGDYTEDPEDK; via the coding sequence TTGGATTTAAAGAACTTAACGCAAGAAGAACGTAGTGAACTATCTTTAATTGATGTTGCACATTTTATTTTGGAACAGCGGAAAGAAACCATTCTTTTCCCTGAATTAGTGAAAGAGATTCAAGCGTTCCTAGGTTTGAAAGATGCAGAAATAAGGGAGCGTCTTGTTCAATTTTATACAGATATGAATATTGATGGTAACTTCATTTCACTAGGAAATAATACGTGGGGACTTCGTGCATGGTATCCAATGGATGCAATTGATGAGGAAGTTCAAACGCAAACAACTCCGAAGAAAAAACGTAAATCAGATGATGATGACGATGAAGATGAAGAAATCCTGGACGATGACGTGGACTACGATGATGAAGAAATCGTGGAAGAGCTTGGTGAAGAAGAAATCTCTCTTGCGGATGTCTTACTTGATGAAGACGAAGATGACGATGACCACTTGCCAGACGGTATCGAAGGCGATTTAGCTACAGTAGAAGATGATTATACTGATGGAGATTATACAGAAGACCCAGAAGATAAATAA
- the argS gene encoding arginine--tRNA ligase — translation MNVMQENQIKLIEHIKQAVVQAVGLEETEVPEILLEVPKDKKHGDYSTNIAMQLARVAKKAPRQIAESIVPELKKDTKLIKEVEIAGPGFINFYLDNAYLTDLVPVILTEDKKYGESDFGKGEKFQIEFVSANPTGDLHLGHARGAAIGDSLANIMKMAGFDVSREYYINDAGNQINNLVLSAEARYFEALGLESEFPEDGYRGSDIIALGKDLAAKYGDKYVNASEEERRSVFRVDALAFETGKLRADLEEFRVSFDEWFSETSLYEENKVLPALERLRENGYIYEQDGATWLRTTDFEDDKDRVLIKSDGSYTYFLPDIAYHLNKLERGFDVLIDIWGADHHGYIPRMRAAIEALGYSPNQLEVEIIQLVHLFEDGVQVKMSKRTGKSVTMRDLIEEVGLDATRYFFAMRSSDTHMNFDMSLAKSTSNDNPVYYVQYAHARISSILRSGKEQGLEVSKDANMSLLETEAEYDLLKVLGEFADVVAEAAVKRAPHRIVRYLNDLATAFHRFYNSNKVLDMDNLEVTKARLALIKTAQITLRNGLTLLGVSAPEKM, via the coding sequence ATGAATGTCATGCAAGAGAACCAAATCAAACTAATTGAACATATCAAACAAGCAGTTGTTCAAGCGGTTGGTTTAGAAGAAACAGAAGTACCAGAAATTTTACTCGAAGTACCAAAAGACAAGAAGCATGGAGATTATTCGACTAATATTGCGATGCAGCTTGCTAGAGTTGCTAAGAAAGCGCCTCGTCAAATTGCCGAAAGTATCGTTCCTGAGTTAAAAAAAGACACCAAATTAATTAAAGAAGTAGAAATTGCTGGACCTGGTTTTATTAATTTTTATTTAGATAATGCTTATTTAACAGATTTAGTACCAGTCATCTTAACTGAGGATAAAAAGTACGGAGAATCAGATTTCGGTAAAGGTGAAAAATTCCAAATTGAATTCGTTTCCGCTAACCCGACTGGCGACTTACATCTTGGGCATGCCCGTGGAGCTGCAATTGGAGATTCTCTTGCAAACATTATGAAAATGGCCGGATTTGATGTTTCCAGAGAATATTATATTAATGATGCTGGGAATCAAATTAATAATTTAGTTCTTTCAGCAGAAGCGCGCTATTTTGAAGCGTTAGGCTTAGAATCTGAATTTCCAGAGGATGGTTACCGCGGTTCAGATATTATCGCACTTGGGAAAGATTTAGCCGCTAAATACGGCGATAAATATGTGAATGCTAGCGAAGAAGAGCGCCGTTCCGTTTTCCGTGTAGATGCACTTGCATTTGAAACAGGAAAACTACGGGCAGACTTAGAAGAATTCCGTGTTTCTTTTGATGAGTGGTTTTCAGAAACGTCATTATATGAAGAAAACAAAGTATTACCTGCCTTAGAACGTTTACGCGAAAATGGCTATATTTATGAGCAAGATGGAGCTACTTGGTTAAGAACAACTGATTTTGAAGATGATAAAGATCGAGTTTTAATCAAATCAGATGGTAGCTACACTTATTTCTTACCAGACATTGCTTATCATTTAAATAAATTAGAGCGTGGTTTCGACGTATTAATTGATATTTGGGGAGCGGATCATCACGGTTATATTCCGCGGATGCGTGCTGCGATTGAAGCGCTTGGTTACTCACCGAATCAATTAGAAGTAGAAATCATTCAGCTGGTTCACTTATTTGAAGATGGCGTGCAAGTTAAAATGAGTAAACGTACTGGTAAATCTGTTACAATGCGTGACTTAATTGAAGAAGTTGGTCTGGATGCGACGAGATATTTCTTTGCAATGCGTAGTTCTGATACTCATATGAACTTCGATATGAGTTTAGCAAAATCAACGTCCAACGATAATCCTGTTTATTATGTACAATATGCCCATGCGAGAATTTCTAGTATTTTACGTTCTGGCAAAGAGCAAGGCTTGGAAGTTTCAAAAGATGCTAATATGAGCCTTTTAGAAACTGAAGCAGAATATGACTTATTAAAAGTATTAGGTGAGTTCGCAGATGTTGTTGCTGAAGCCGCAGTAAAAAGAGCGCCACACCGTATCGTTCGCTACTTAAATGATTTAGCGACAGCATTCCACCGTTTTTATAATAGTAATAAAGTGCTCGATATGGATAACCTAGAAGTTACAAAAGCGAGACTAGCACTGATTAAAACAGCACAAATTACCCTTCGAAATGGTTTGACCCTTCTTGGTGTATCTGCACCAGAAAAAATGTGA
- a CDS encoding DUF1934 domain-containing protein, with protein sequence MTANQMERKKVTIHITNVIRQMDAEEKSDMSVSGVFYRDKGNRYLHYEEKQLAGTIRTVLKIADNELLLMRSGAVNMRMHFFRDNRRSTASVDSGAGKLQLESELVSMEELYENKPDVLSEVAFQYDLLSHGEYIGSYTVLMKIEEDAE encoded by the coding sequence ATGACAGCCAATCAAATGGAACGAAAAAAAGTAACTATTCATATCACCAATGTCATCCGTCAGATGGATGCAGAAGAGAAATCCGATATGTCTGTTTCGGGTGTTTTCTACCGCGATAAAGGGAATCGCTATCTGCATTATGAGGAAAAACAATTAGCTGGAACGATTCGCACGGTTCTTAAAATTGCTGACAACGAGCTGCTTTTAATGAGAAGCGGTGCCGTAAATATGAGAATGCACTTTTTCCGAGATAATAGGAGAAGTACTGCTTCTGTTGATTCAGGGGCGGGGAAATTACAATTAGAATCAGAACTAGTATCAATGGAAGAACTATATGAAAATAAGCCGGATGTGCTTAGTGAAGTTGCATTTCAATATGATTTGCTTAGTCACGGCGAATACATCGGCTCATATACTGTTTTAATGAAAATAGAGGAGGACGCAGAATGA
- a CDS encoding site-2 protease family protein, whose protein sequence is MPSFLAYPLEMIPYVVVTLLIAFTIHEWAHALVALAFGDDTAKNQGRLSLNPLVHIDLFGLLMILIAGFGWAKPTPVNRFKLKKRRLGSILVTLAGPVSNLLLAMIGVGLYALFLNYAFFTYGSVTETFLMIFVQLNLVLFVFNLIPIPPLDGYQILVEFLPMSARAKLEPVERYAMLIFLVIALTPISNFTIQPIFDTVIPFVFDIILMIFGLSAF, encoded by the coding sequence ATGCCTAGTTTTCTCGCTTATCCACTTGAAATGATACCTTATGTTGTAGTTACACTTTTAATTGCCTTTACGATTCACGAATGGGCGCATGCGTTAGTAGCTCTAGCGTTTGGGGATGATACCGCAAAAAATCAAGGTCGTTTATCCCTAAATCCACTTGTACATATTGATTTGTTTGGCTTATTAATGATTTTAATTGCTGGATTCGGTTGGGCGAAACCAACCCCAGTCAATCGTTTTAAATTAAAGAAAAGACGTCTTGGTAGTATTCTTGTCACTCTTGCTGGTCCGGTAAGTAACCTTCTACTAGCAATGATTGGTGTTGGTTTGTACGCTCTTTTTCTGAACTATGCATTTTTCACTTACGGTTCAGTTACGGAAACGTTTTTAATGATTTTTGTGCAATTAAATCTTGTTTTATTTGTATTTAATTTAATTCCAATTCCACCGTTAGATGGTTACCAAATATTAGTAGAATTCTTACCGATGTCAGCTAGAGCTAAACTTGAGCCAGTGGAACGCTATGCAATGCTTATTTTCTTAGTTATAGCTTTAACACCAATTTCCAATTTTACTATTCAACCAATTTTCGACACTGTTATTCCGTTTGTTTTTGATATAATATTGATGATTTTCGGACTATCAGCATTTTAA
- a CDS encoding 2-hydroxymuconate tautomerase has translation MPFVTIQFLEGRSDDQKKALVSEVTDVVSKNLKAPKENIHVILEEMKKTDYGVGGVRKSDI, from the coding sequence ATGCCATTTGTTACCATTCAATTCTTAGAAGGTCGTAGTGATGACCAAAAGAAAGCTTTAGTCAGCGAAGTAACTGACGTAGTTTCTAAAAACCTAAAGGCGCCAAAAGAAAATATTCACGTAATTTTAGAAGAAATGAAAAAAACTGATTACGGTGTTGGCGGCGTAAGAAAATCTGATATTTAA
- a CDS encoding HD domain-containing protein, translating into MSYLTEKLIEEKVFKDPVHGYVHVSDKLIWDLIATKEFQRLRRIHQLGTTSLTFHGAEHSRFNHSLGVYEIVRQIIDVTFAKEPQLDSEERMVALCAALLHDLGHGPFSHAFEKVFGTDHEEYTQAIIIGNTEVSEVLSRVSDDFPLKVASIIKKNYPNQTLVKLISSQIDADRMDYLLRDAYYTGVSYGKFDLERILRVLRPSPDGNGVIVKYSGMHAVEDYIMSRYQMYQQVYFHPVSRSGEVLLWKILERAKKLYCAGYDFKVSPIQVLPFFVNEVSLKDYIVLDDIVLMYYFSIWQEETDPILSDLCSRFLNRRLLRYLNYNPKEDAELYAELKGLLEKADIDPSYYLVVDSSSDLPYDYYLPGVGGGKEPIKLLMGNGELRELSTESPVVEAIGRERRTDIKLYYPLDFIESGRVEPEIAERMISLIHAHSLKEK; encoded by the coding sequence GTGAGTTATTTAACGGAAAAGTTAATTGAAGAAAAAGTGTTCAAAGATCCTGTTCATGGTTACGTACATGTTTCTGATAAGTTAATTTGGGATTTAATTGCAACAAAAGAATTTCAGCGGTTGCGACGAATACACCAATTAGGCACGACTTCGCTTACGTTCCACGGAGCCGAACATAGTCGTTTCAATCATTCTTTAGGTGTGTATGAGATTGTTCGTCAAATTATTGATGTGACTTTTGCAAAAGAACCACAATTAGATTCTGAAGAACGAATGGTTGCTTTATGTGCCGCGCTTTTACACGATTTAGGTCATGGTCCGTTTTCTCATGCGTTTGAGAAGGTTTTTGGCACGGACCATGAGGAGTATACACAAGCGATTATTATTGGTAATACAGAAGTTAGCGAAGTGCTTTCGCGAGTTAGCGATGATTTTCCACTCAAGGTTGCCTCGATTATTAAGAAAAACTATCCTAATCAAACGCTAGTCAAGTTGATCTCAAGCCAAATTGACGCAGACCGAATGGATTACTTATTACGAGATGCGTATTATACAGGGGTTAGTTATGGGAAGTTTGATTTAGAACGGATTTTACGAGTGCTTCGACCTAGCCCTGATGGTAATGGAGTTATTGTGAAGTACTCCGGAATGCATGCTGTGGAAGATTATATTATGAGTCGTTACCAAATGTATCAGCAAGTGTATTTTCATCCAGTGAGCCGTAGTGGGGAAGTATTGTTATGGAAAATCCTCGAACGAGCGAAGAAGTTGTATTGCGCGGGTTATGATTTTAAAGTCTCACCCATTCAAGTTTTACCGTTTTTTGTAAATGAAGTGAGTTTAAAAGACTATATTGTGCTTGATGATATTGTTTTAATGTACTATTTCTCAATTTGGCAAGAGGAAACGGATCCGATTTTGAGCGATTTATGCAGCCGCTTTTTAAATAGAAGATTGCTCAGGTATCTTAATTATAATCCGAAAGAAGATGCCGAACTATACGCTGAATTAAAAGGATTGTTAGAAAAAGCTGATATCGATCCCTCGTACTATTTAGTAGTTGATTCCTCTAGTGACCTGCCGTATGATTATTATCTTCCAGGCGTTGGTGGTGGAAAAGAACCTATAAAACTGCTCATGGGAAATGGCGAACTGCGTGAACTGTCGACTGAATCACCAGTTGTTGAGGCAATCGGGCGGGAACGTCGAACAGACATCAAGCTATATTATCCGCTTGACTTCATTGAAAGCGGACGAGTGGAGCCGGAGATAGCAGAAAGAATGATTTCATTAATTCATGCGCATTCATTAAAAGAAAAATAA
- the lipL gene encoding lipoyl-[GcvH]:protein N-lipoyltransferase — protein sequence MDIENTLLKQEAWRFIDNTTINPAFDAIQSFATDDTLCRSVGARMVPPTVRGWVHEKTVSLGIQDSKLPDIDKGIAFLQEQGYRVVVRNSGGLAVVLDSGVLNLSMVLPDAERGIAIERGYETMFTLIKDMFVDCNEVIEAKEIVNSYCPGSYDLSIQGQKFAGISQRRMAKGVAVQIYLAVEGDQAARSELIRDFYTISGKDKQTKYSFPDVKPEVMGTLSDLMKENMTVNGCLVRLFNSLRHYAGKLESGTLTPEELDLFPAYYERLIARNDKVLS from the coding sequence ATGGACATTGAAAATACACTACTAAAGCAAGAAGCATGGCGTTTCATTGATAACACGACAATCAATCCAGCTTTTGATGCTATTCAATCTTTTGCGACTGACGATACGTTATGTCGTTCAGTTGGAGCAAGAATGGTGCCGCCCACTGTTCGAGGCTGGGTTCATGAAAAAACAGTTTCCCTTGGAATACAAGATTCCAAGTTACCGGATATAGATAAAGGAATTGCTTTTTTGCAAGAACAAGGTTATCGAGTCGTTGTGCGCAATTCCGGTGGTTTAGCGGTTGTGCTTGATTCAGGAGTGCTTAACTTGTCAATGGTACTTCCAGATGCCGAACGTGGAATTGCGATTGAACGAGGTTACGAAACCATGTTTACCTTAATTAAAGATATGTTTGTAGATTGTAATGAAGTAATTGAAGCGAAAGAAATTGTGAATTCTTATTGTCCTGGAAGCTATGATCTTAGCATTCAAGGGCAGAAATTTGCTGGTATTTCACAGCGCAGAATGGCTAAAGGCGTCGCTGTTCAAATTTATTTAGCTGTTGAAGGTGACCAAGCCGCGCGCTCGGAACTAATTCGTGATTTCTATACAATCAGCGGAAAAGATAAGCAAACCAAATACAGTTTTCCAGATGTAAAGCCAGAAGTTATGGGTACATTGTCAGATTTAATGAAAGAGAATATGACTGTTAATGGATGTTTAGTACGATTATTTAATAGTTTGCGTCATTATGCAGGAAAACTTGAATCAGGTACCCTGACACCAGAAGAACTCGATTTATTTCCAGCCTACTATGAACGTTTAATTGCCCGAAATGATAAAGTGCTTTCTTAA
- a CDS encoding YxeA family protein, with protein MKKGLFGLLAAIFVLTMVVIEFSAPVGSAANTYYVTIKNDGKEVTKSKFKGYSFRESCLDNQGNSHKVNFMSTTQLKKNKQYKIVVQDNELLVQAKEINSVPLASSK; from the coding sequence ATGAAAAAGGGACTTTTCGGTTTACTGGCTGCAATTTTTGTATTAACAATGGTTGTAATTGAATTTTCGGCACCAGTTGGATCAGCAGCAAATACATATTACGTTACAATCAAAAACGATGGAAAAGAAGTTACCAAGTCAAAGTTCAAAGGGTATTCTTTCCGCGAATCGTGTCTAGATAATCAAGGAAACAGTCACAAAGTTAACTTCATGTCAACTACACAACTTAAAAAGAACAAACAGTATAAAATCGTCGTTCAAGACAACGAACTACTCGTTCAAGCCAAGGAAATAAACAGTGTTCCACTTGCAAGTAGTAAATAA
- a CDS encoding peptide ABC transporter substrate-binding protein — translation MHKTARKMVVALSLLCLLVLTACQSGDKGESEKVTSEKKAKVVNIMETSGIPNASPTLADNSVSFRVINQIFEGLYRLDKNGKPALALAASEPEEKDGGKTLIFKIRDDAKWSNGDPVTAHDFEYAWKKIVDPKTAAAYGPQMEEIVKNATQILKGEMSPDELGIKALDDKTLQIELENPVPIFKELLTTGTFFPQNQAFVEKQGDRYGTKSDTLISNGPYKLENWNGTNMTWDYVKNPTYWDKKNVPTEKIHVTVVKDTNAALNLYNTNKLDRVELDGEFVKQYKDDKNFHKEATGRSVYMKMNQGKDGMKTDLANLNLRRALAMAIDKTGMVNTLLANGSKALNGDVPADIMFDPETKEDFRKQNGDLLKFDQQEAISAWKQGLKEIGKSELTLTLTSGDTSLQRKQTEFIQNQLEENLPGLTIKLKNVTNQASFQADVTQDFELLLGGWGGDYQDPLTYLNLFLTNSPGNHTGFSDAKYDELVLGAKGKLSADPEKRWQALLEAEQILLKDNAVLIPLYQGGRAYLQKSNLKNYTTYPIGSENYKWIEKN, via the coding sequence TTGCATAAAACAGCCAGAAAAATGGTAGTGGCACTCAGTTTGTTATGTTTACTAGTACTTACAGCATGTCAGTCTGGCGATAAAGGGGAAAGTGAAAAAGTAACATCAGAAAAGAAAGCAAAAGTTGTTAACATCATGGAAACGAGTGGAATTCCAAATGCAAGTCCAACACTCGCAGACAATAGCGTAAGTTTTCGAGTAATCAATCAGATTTTTGAAGGATTATATCGATTAGATAAAAATGGAAAACCGGCACTCGCTCTAGCTGCCAGTGAACCTGAAGAAAAAGATGGCGGGAAAACACTTATTTTCAAAATTCGCGATGATGCGAAGTGGTCTAACGGCGACCCAGTGACGGCTCATGATTTTGAGTATGCTTGGAAAAAAATAGTTGATCCAAAAACAGCAGCTGCATACGGACCGCAAATGGAAGAAATTGTCAAAAACGCAACCCAAATTTTAAAAGGTGAAATGTCCCCGGATGAACTTGGAATTAAAGCGCTAGACGACAAAACACTTCAAATCGAATTAGAAAATCCTGTACCAATTTTCAAAGAGCTCTTAACGACTGGCACGTTCTTCCCACAAAACCAAGCATTCGTGGAAAAACAAGGTGATCGTTATGGAACAAAAAGCGACACTTTAATTTCAAATGGTCCTTACAAACTAGAAAATTGGAATGGCACAAATATGACTTGGGATTACGTTAAAAACCCAACTTATTGGGATAAAAAGAATGTTCCTACAGAGAAAATCCATGTAACTGTCGTCAAAGATACCAATGCGGCCTTAAATTTATACAACACAAATAAATTAGACCGAGTAGAGCTTGACGGCGAATTTGTTAAACAATATAAAGATGATAAAAATTTCCATAAAGAAGCAACTGGACGTTCTGTCTATATGAAGATGAATCAAGGCAAAGATGGCATGAAAACGGATTTAGCCAACTTGAATTTACGTCGAGCTCTAGCAATGGCTATTGATAAAACAGGCATGGTCAACACACTTCTTGCTAACGGTTCTAAAGCTTTAAATGGCGACGTTCCGGCTGATATTATGTTCGATCCAGAAACAAAAGAAGATTTCCGTAAACAAAATGGTGATTTACTCAAATTTGATCAACAAGAAGCAATAAGCGCTTGGAAACAAGGCTTAAAAGAAATTGGAAAATCAGAATTAACACTGACTTTAACAAGTGGTGATACATCTCTACAACGCAAACAAACAGAATTTATCCAAAATCAATTGGAAGAAAACCTTCCTGGACTAACTATCAAACTAAAAAATGTTACGAACCAAGCTAGTTTCCAAGCGGACGTTACACAAGACTTTGAACTACTACTAGGAGGTTGGGGAGGCGATTATCAAGACCCACTAACATATCTCAACCTATTCCTTACAAACAGCCCAGGAAACCATACAGGCTTCTCAGACGCGAAATACGATGAACTAGTCCTTGGAGCGAAAGGTAAACTCTCAGCAGATCCGGAAAAAAGATGGCAAGCCCTACTAGAAGCCGAACAAATCTTGCTGAAAGATAACGCCGTACTCATTCCGCTGTATCAAGGCGGTCGAGCATACTTGCAAAAAAGCAATCTTAAAAACTATACAACCTATCCAATTGGATCAGAAAACTACAAATGGATTGAAAAAAATTAA
- a CDS encoding SdpI family protein, which translates to MRKVGLFPSMIILFTVGISAVLYPLLPSEVAVHFGTDFSPDMFMQKWLGLILIPFLMIMFTGTEYYGKEKVNQESLLEFEYCFRLLLVLLTIIQMSIIVYALGYDIPTGRLSLVTAGAFMFVVAAYIQYSKKLFKFLTMIGFKKIDAWSRNLLRKITTVTLNIAGTICFILALFMRNDPSYLMLAMLMTMCVIVVGSGVYLNKK; encoded by the coding sequence ATGAGGAAAGTTGGTTTATTTCCTAGTATGATAATTCTTTTCACAGTAGGAATTTCTGCTGTGTTATATCCGCTACTACCTTCTGAAGTGGCGGTGCATTTCGGTACGGACTTCTCCCCAGATATGTTTATGCAAAAGTGGCTCGGCTTAATACTGATTCCCTTTTTAATGATTATGTTTACAGGAACGGAATACTACGGGAAAGAAAAAGTGAATCAAGAGAGTTTATTAGAATTTGAATACTGTTTTAGACTGTTACTCGTGTTACTTACGATTATTCAAATGAGTATAATTGTATATGCGCTAGGTTATGATATTCCAACTGGCAGACTATCGCTAGTGACAGCAGGAGCATTTATGTTTGTTGTCGCAGCTTACATTCAATATTCTAAAAAACTCTTTAAATTTTTAACGATGATTGGTTTTAAAAAGATTGATGCATGGTCAAGAAATCTACTTAGAAAAATTACAACTGTTACACTTAATATAGCTGGTACAATCTGTTTTATCCTAGCTTTGTTCATGCGAAATGATCCCAGCTACTTAATGTTAGCAATGTTAATGACGATGTGTGTTATTGTTGTTGGCTCTGGAGTTTATCTTAATAAGAAATAA
- a CDS encoding nicotinamidase: protein MKIAAFDIDSQKGFTPLCPDELPVSGGDKIVPELNFMASLATLRIGSKDAHPKNAVWVVDSKDEMLAELEYPNADRTWVRHCEPGTKGFELLDGLPVVTDYDYFIWKGMEPDIHPYGACYHDIVEQLSTGVLEYLREQQVDLVLVGGLAFDFCVKTTVIQLSRAGFSVLVYLPATRALSEQGFDETKEQLANTEKVQLIETREELVAYCQ from the coding sequence ATGAAAATTGCAGCTTTTGATATTGATTCACAAAAAGGCTTTACACCACTTTGTCCGGATGAATTACCAGTTTCGGGCGGTGACAAAATTGTGCCGGAGCTTAATTTTATGGCAAGTCTTGCTACTCTACGAATTGGTAGTAAAGACGCGCATCCCAAAAATGCCGTATGGGTAGTTGATTCCAAAGACGAAATGCTGGCTGAACTCGAATATCCAAATGCGGACCGGACTTGGGTTAGACACTGCGAACCCGGTACGAAAGGTTTTGAATTATTAGACGGATTGCCAGTTGTGACGGATTATGATTACTTTATTTGGAAAGGCATGGAGCCAGACATTCATCCGTACGGCGCTTGTTATCACGATATTGTCGAACAGCTTTCAACAGGTGTACTAGAATATTTAAGAGAACAACAGGTGGATTTAGTTCTTGTTGGAGGTTTAGCATTTGATTTTTGTGTGAAAACTACGGTTATACAGTTAAGTAGGGCAGGCTTTTCTGTATTAGTTTATTTACCAGCGACACGTGCATTATCTGAACAAGGTTTTGATGAAACAAAAGAGCAATTAGCGAATACCGAGAAAGTTCAACTTATCGAAACAAGGGAGGAACTTGTCGCCTACTGCCAGTAA